From one Archocentrus centrarchus isolate MPI-CPG fArcCen1 unplaced genomic scaffold, fArcCen1 scaffold_64_ctg1, whole genome shotgun sequence genomic stretch:
- the LOC115777698 gene encoding zinc finger protein 260-like, with amino-acid sequence MSSVQLPVIEPVAAAEEEDEDEDDTGEMDRERRRRLLAIIWKADRKLRGTDLQQQHEEEREPPQVKEEDGELGTGQHEAETEPIKEEEEEFCIDQEEEQLVLKSHGDTVTSMKSAQCDLHGKVFKTESQMKDDRTSKKSHACKTCGKGFSSNFHLITHIRTHTGEKPFACKTCGKRFGRKFDVKAHMRSHTGEKPYTCEMCGKSFKRNYRLTVHMRSHTGEKPFACEFCRKGFSCNSNLKIHLRIHTGQKPHVCETCGKSFNRSGQLKIHLRNHTGEKPYSCRLCGKCFSSSSSLIGHTRTHTGEKPHSCNTCGKSFWQAVTLKIHTRSHTGEKPYSCQTCGKGFSSCDSLTVHMRTHTGEKPYPCNTCGKRFRQSSALKRHVQTHKGERSYSCETCGKSFTKSVSLLLHRRTHKDKKCYTCSTCEERFTCPLELDNHTRTHTGKKLYYCETCGKCFTHSSSLTDHLRTHTGEKPYACDTCARRFSSRAYLKVHMRTHTGEKPYSCKTCGKGFRSCTHLIAHMRIHTGEKPYTCNVCRKRFSRSSGLKNHMMTHTGESAYSCERCGKNFSSCPPLIVHMRTHTGEKPYSCKTCGKDFSSSSHLKKHLIVHTGEKPYACELCSKSFSSSSYLKVHVRSHTGEKPYSCKTCGKGFSSKPPLIVHLRTHTGEKPYSCHTCGQRFTYATVWKNHMRGHNSQTASSS; translated from the exons ATGTCCTCCGTTCAGCTTCCGGTCATCGAACCTGTGGCAGCTgctgaagaggaggatgaggatgaagatgatACCGGAGAGATGGACCGTGAGCGCAGGCGCAGACTGCTGGCTATCATCTGGAAGGCCGACAGAAAGCTGCGTGGGACAG ACCTCCAACAGCAACACGAAGAAGAACGAGAGCCTCCCCAGGTCAAAGAGGAAGACGGGGAACTCGGCACCGGTCAGCATGAAGCCGAGACTGAACCTatcaaagaggaagaggaggaattcTGCATCGatcaggaggaagagcagctTGTACTGAAGAGTCATGGCGACACTGTCACCAGCATGAAGTCCGCACAGTGCGACCTTCACGGAAAAGTGTTCAAGACCGAGTCCCAAATGAAGGACGACCGCACGAGCAAAAAATCACACGCCTGCAAAACTTGTGGAAAAGGTTTCAGCAGCAACTTTCACCTGATAACACACATACGAacccacacaggtgagaagccttTTGCTTGTAAGACCTGCGGTAAACGTTTCGGTCGTAAGTTTGATGTGAAAGCCCACATGAGAagccacacaggtgagaagccttACACCTGTGAAATGTGCGGGAAAAGTTTTAAGCGGAACTATCGACTGACGGTCCACATGAGAAGCCACACAGGCGAGAAGCCTTTTGCCTGTGAATTTTGCCGGAAAGGTTTCAGCTGTAACTCAAACCTGAAAATCCACCTGAGAATCCACACGGGTCAAAAGCCTCATGTCTGTGAAACCTGTGGGAAAAGTTTTAATCGTAGTGGTCAGCTGAAAATCCACCTGAGAaaccacacaggtgagaagccgtaCTCCTGCAGACTCTGTGGAAAATGTTTCAGTAGCAGCTCTTCACTGATAGGCCACAcgagaacccacacaggtgagaagcctcACTCCTGTAAcacctgtgggaaaagtttcTGGCAAGCAGTAACTCTGAAAATCCACACGAGGagccacacaggtgagaagccgtaTTCGTGCCAAACCTGTGGAAAAGGTTTCAGCAGCTGTGACTCGCTGACAGTCCACatgagaacccacacaggtgagaagccttACCCCTGCAacacctgtgggaaaagattcaGGCAGTCCTCTGCACTTAAAAGGCACGTGCAAACTCACAAAGGTGAAAGGTCGTACTCGTGCGAAACGTGTGGGAAAAGCTTCACAAAGAGTGTCAGTTTGCTCCTGCACAGGAGGACCCACAAAGATAAGAAGTGTTACACCTGCAGCACCTGTGAGGAAAGGTTTACTTGCCCATTAGAGTTGGATAATCACACGAGAACTCACACAGGTAAGAAGCTGTATTACTGTGAAACGTGTGGAAAATGTTTCACCCACAGTTCTTCTTTGACCGACCACCTGAGGAcgcacacaggtgagaagccatatGCTTGTGACACCTGTGCGAGACGCTTTAGCAGTCGCGCTTACCTGAAAGTCCACATGAGaactcacacaggtgagaagccgtaTTCTTGCAAAACATGCGGGAAAGGTTTCAGAAGTTGTACTCACCTGATAGCCCACATGAGaatccacacaggtgagaagccttACACCTGCAACGTGTGCAGGAAAAGATTTAGCCGCTCATCGGGACTGAAAAATCACATGATGACTCACACAGGTGAGAGCGCGTATTCTTGCGAAaggtgtggaaaaaatttctctAGTTGTCCTCCTCTGATAGTCCACatgagaacccacacaggtgagaagccgtaCTCCTGCAAAACCTGTGGAAAAGacttcagcagcagctctcacCTGAAAAAACACCTGATAGTTCACACGGGTGAGAAGCCGTATGCTTGTGAACTGTGTAGTAAAAGTTTTAGTAGTAGCTCTTACCTGAAGGTCCACGTGAGAagccacacaggtgagaagccgtaTTCATGCAAAACGTGTGGCAAAGGCTTCAGCAGCAAGCCGCCGCTCATAGTCCACCTGAGaactcacacaggtgagaagccttACTCCTGCCACACCTGTGGGCAAAGATTTACTTATGCAACAGTGTGGAAAAATCACATGAGAGGTCACAACTCACAGACAGCCTCTTCCTCATGA